The following proteins come from a genomic window of Maribacter sp. HTCC2170:
- a CDS encoding sulfite exporter TauE/SafE family protein: MTVAIWIALVILSLFFIYVLGKDFIKHLNVLENVSVVKTALIGFVVNFFDVLGIGAFAPQTAMLKFTKQTEDRVLPGTLNVANTIPVLIQALIFIRIVEVEPITLLTMLLSAAGGAVLGAGIVAKLAVRKIQMTMGFALLVTAFFMLSGQMDWIQGGGEAIGLSGWKLAVAVGANFILGAFMTVGIGLYAPCMALIYALGMSPIVAFPIMMGSCAFLMPPASAKFIKVGAYNRKAAVAMAIPGIIAVLLAAFLVKSLPLGTLRWVVIVVVIYTSIVMFKSALKGKD, from the coding sequence ATGACCGTAGCCATTTGGATTGCCCTTGTTATTCTATCCTTGTTTTTCATTTATGTATTAGGTAAGGACTTTATCAAACATCTTAACGTTTTAGAAAATGTCAGTGTTGTAAAAACAGCATTGATCGGTTTTGTGGTAAATTTTTTCGACGTACTCGGAATTGGTGCTTTCGCCCCTCAAACTGCCATGCTAAAATTCACAAAACAGACAGAAGACAGGGTATTGCCAGGAACATTGAATGTGGCCAATACTATTCCTGTTTTAATTCAGGCCCTAATATTCATTCGAATTGTTGAGGTAGAGCCCATTACTTTATTGACCATGCTTTTATCGGCGGCCGGAGGTGCTGTACTTGGTGCAGGAATAGTTGCCAAATTAGCAGTAAGGAAAATTCAGATGACTATGGGCTTTGCTCTGTTGGTAACAGCATTTTTTATGCTATCTGGACAAATGGACTGGATACAGGGAGGCGGGGAGGCTATTGGTCTAAGTGGTTGGAAATTAGCAGTGGCAGTCGGGGCCAATTTTATTCTTGGAGCATTCATGACCGTAGGGATAGGGTTGTACGCACCTTGCATGGCACTTATCTATGCCTTGGGTATGTCCCCAATAGTCGCATTTCCAATTATGATGGGTTCCTGTGCTTTTCTTATGCCTCCAGCATCGGCAAAATTTATAAAAGTAGGAGCTTACAATAGAAAAGCGGCCGTGGCTATGGCAATTCCAGGTATTATCGCGGTCTTACTTGCTGCATTTCTTGTAAAGTCTCTACCACTTGGCACACTCCGGTGGGTCGTAATAGTGGTAGTCATCTACACTTCTATAGTGATGTTCAAATCGGCTCTAAAAGGTAAAGATTGA
- a CDS encoding S9 family peptidase, whose amino-acid sequence MKKSLVLTLGIALLSGIFSINLAQEGTPLKLTLEDLYKDNVFRPKGINTVRWLKNNDGYSALEVNPDIGGNDIVMYNAKTGKRDVLVSARKLIPSGKPAPLIIKDYSWSEDNTKLLIFTNTRKVWRYHTRGDYWVLDLKNGKLSQIGDSMEPARLMFAKFSPNAKKVGFVYKNNIYTQILETGEVDQLTTDGNTEIINGTFDWVYEEELSCRDGFRWSPDSSQISFWQMDTKGMGTFYLANNIDSIYPKIIPLPYPKVGTDNSSAKIGSIRLEDKHITWMSIPGNPRNNYLARMEWANSSDELIIQQLNREQNTNRVFFSNAANGESKVVYTEKVETWLDVYDNLTWLNNGKEFTWLSDNTGWLHLNRVSPDNGLMTPITSGDFEVIELLNIDRKKGYAYYIASPENATQRYLYRSKLSGKGKPERLSPQNQTGQHSYIISADSKYAIHTFSNHKTPRRYEVISLPDHKALRVLEDNKELQDRLTKYSISKKEFFKIKTDEGLEFDAWMIKPNNFNPEKKYPIMFYVYGEPASATVRDNWGGDLWHELLAQEGYLVISIDNRGTKTPRGREWRKSVYKKIGIIAPQDQAACAQKIMEWDFVDKERIGIWGWSGGGSNTLNCMFRYPEIYKTGIAIAFISDQKLYDNIYQERYMGLPKNNEVGYRDGSPITHAKNLEGNLLLIHGSGDDNCHYQSCQMLVNELIKQNKYFTMIDYPMRSHSINEGENTSLHLRMTMFNYLKLNLPPGPIE is encoded by the coding sequence ATGAAAAAGTCACTTGTTCTCACATTGGGGATTGCCCTATTATCTGGAATCTTTAGTATAAACTTAGCACAAGAGGGGACTCCATTGAAATTAACACTTGAAGACCTATATAAAGATAATGTATTTCGTCCCAAGGGAATTAATACGGTAAGGTGGCTAAAAAACAATGATGGATATTCGGCTTTGGAAGTTAATCCTGACATAGGAGGTAACGACATTGTTATGTATAATGCAAAAACCGGCAAAAGAGATGTTTTGGTATCGGCCAGGAAATTAATTCCTTCAGGGAAACCCGCTCCTCTTATTATTAAGGATTATTCATGGTCTGAAGATAATACCAAATTGTTGATTTTTACAAATACTCGTAAAGTTTGGCGTTATCATACGAGAGGGGATTATTGGGTACTAGATTTAAAAAATGGAAAATTGAGCCAAATAGGAGATTCTATGGAACCTGCTCGTTTAATGTTTGCCAAATTTTCGCCAAATGCCAAAAAGGTGGGATTTGTCTACAAAAACAATATTTATACCCAAATTCTGGAAACTGGAGAGGTTGACCAACTAACCACTGATGGAAATACAGAAATCATCAATGGCACGTTCGATTGGGTCTATGAGGAAGAGTTAAGTTGCCGTGATGGATTTAGATGGAGTCCGGATAGCTCGCAAATCTCTTTTTGGCAAATGGACACGAAAGGAATGGGTACTTTTTATCTGGCCAATAATATCGATTCGATATATCCAAAAATAATCCCCCTACCCTACCCAAAAGTAGGTACGGACAATTCATCGGCCAAAATTGGCTCCATACGATTGGAAGATAAGCACATCACTTGGATGAGTATCCCAGGTAATCCTAGGAATAATTACCTAGCTCGGATGGAATGGGCGAATTCCTCGGATGAATTGATTATTCAACAACTTAACCGAGAACAGAATACGAATAGAGTATTTTTTTCCAATGCGGCCAATGGGGAATCAAAAGTTGTATATACGGAGAAGGTAGAAACATGGCTTGACGTTTATGATAATCTTACTTGGCTTAATAATGGAAAAGAATTTACTTGGCTGAGCGACAATACCGGATGGTTACATCTTAACCGGGTGTCTCCTGACAACGGTCTAATGACTCCAATTACATCAGGAGATTTTGAAGTAATAGAACTTTTGAACATTGATCGGAAAAAAGGGTACGCCTACTACATTGCGTCCCCAGAAAATGCAACACAACGTTATTTATATAGAAGCAAGTTGAGTGGAAAAGGGAAACCGGAACGCCTTTCACCGCAGAATCAAACCGGGCAACATTCTTACATCATCTCAGCAGATAGCAAATATGCAATCCACACTTTTTCAAACCACAAGACGCCGCGACGTTATGAGGTAATCTCACTTCCAGATCATAAGGCATTAAGGGTATTGGAAGATAATAAAGAGCTACAGGATAGGTTGACAAAATACTCCATCTCCAAGAAAGAATTCTTTAAAATAAAAACGGATGAAGGACTCGAATTCGATGCTTGGATGATCAAACCGAACAATTTTAATCCTGAAAAAAAATACCCGATCATGTTCTATGTTTATGGAGAACCTGCCAGCGCGACCGTACGTGATAATTGGGGCGGAGATTTATGGCATGAATTATTGGCACAAGAAGGATATCTTGTGATTAGTATAGATAATCGGGGAACCAAAACCCCTCGTGGTAGGGAATGGAGAAAAAGTGTCTACAAAAAAATTGGGATTATTGCTCCTCAGGACCAGGCCGCCTGCGCACAAAAAATCATGGAGTGGGATTTTGTTGACAAAGAGCGAATAGGTATTTGGGGGTGGAGTGGTGGAGGCTCAAATACCTTAAATTGTATGTTCAGATATCCAGAAATCTATAAAACAGGGATTGCAATAGCTTTCATTAGCGATCAAAAACTATACGACAATATTTATCAGGAACGTTACATGGGACTACCAAAAAACAATGAGGTGGGATATCGGGATGGCAGCCCTATAACGCATGCTAAGAATCTCGAAGGAAATTTACTTTTAATTCATGGCTCTGGAGATGATAATTGCCACTATCAAAGCTGTCAAATGTTAGTCAACGAACTGATTAAGCAAAATAAGTACTTTACCATGATCGATTATCCCATGAGATCACACAGCATAAACGAAGGAGAAAATACTTCGCTTCATTTGCGAATGACAATGTTCAATTATTTAAAACTGAATTTACCCCCAGGGCCAATAGAATGA
- the lysM gene encoding peptidoglycan-binding protein LysM: protein MGLFSFIKNAGKKIFGKKEEKTEVVTPISKTDLLKAEVEKLGIPVSDLNVEVSEMVTVSGRTDTNADREKIILAMGNIDNIGAVEDNIAVTNPEPEATFHVVKSGDTLSKISKEVYGDPMKYNVIFEANRPMLKHPDEIYPGQTLRIPAM from the coding sequence ATGGGATTATTTTCATTCATTAAAAACGCGGGAAAGAAGATTTTTGGCAAAAAAGAGGAAAAAACAGAAGTTGTTACCCCGATTAGTAAAACTGACTTGCTAAAAGCAGAAGTTGAAAAATTGGGCATCCCTGTTTCCGATTTAAATGTTGAAGTATCGGAAATGGTTACAGTTTCAGGTAGAACCGACACGAATGCCGATCGGGAAAAGATAATTTTGGCCATGGGAAATATTGATAATATTGGGGCCGTGGAGGATAATATAGCAGTAACTAACCCTGAACCAGAAGCAACTTTTCATGTGGTAAAATCAGGTGACACCTTATCCAAAATTTCAAAAGAAGTATATGGTGATCCAATGAAATACAACGTGATTTTTGAAGCAAATCGTCCTATGCTAAAACACCCAGATGAAATTTATCCAGGACAAACACTGAGAATACCTGCAATGTAG
- a CDS encoding metallophosphoesterase family protein produces MGSRRNFIKLSTLAGAAMVLPIEVLGSKTRGLTIEIGLIADIHQDVMHDGEQRLQAFLEEAYKRNPDFIVQMGDFVLPHDTNKNFMSLWENYNGEKHHVLGNHDMDHGFTKEQTMAFWGMQKKYYSFDKEGFHFIVLDGNDQNPQPWSGYKRYIGKEQQNWLKADLAKTNLPTIVFSHQTLELEDGGVANLKDIQKILEEANKAAGFKKVICSISGHHHTDFMTQINGIYYVQINSASYRWVGGDYKHLRYSKEVDKAYEWIKYTIPYKESLFTFMTIEKNQITIEPRKTEFVGPGPEMLGMPTQHPHDPIVPTISEFKMKI; encoded by the coding sequence ATGGGCTCAAGAAGGAATTTTATTAAACTTTCAACCTTAGCGGGTGCTGCTATGGTTCTACCTATCGAAGTTCTTGGTTCAAAAACTAGAGGGCTAACCATTGAAATTGGATTAATAGCGGACATTCACCAAGATGTAATGCACGATGGCGAACAACGTTTGCAAGCGTTTTTGGAAGAAGCCTATAAACGTAATCCAGATTTTATCGTTCAAATGGGCGATTTTGTTCTTCCACACGATACTAATAAGAATTTCATGTCTTTATGGGAGAATTATAATGGTGAAAAACATCATGTTTTAGGAAACCATGATATGGACCATGGGTTTACAAAAGAACAAACCATGGCCTTTTGGGGAATGCAAAAAAAATACTATTCATTCGATAAAGAAGGTTTTCACTTTATTGTGTTGGATGGTAATGATCAGAACCCACAACCTTGGTCGGGTTATAAACGTTACATTGGAAAAGAACAACAGAATTGGCTAAAAGCAGATTTGGCAAAAACCAATTTGCCAACCATAGTTTTCAGCCATCAAACATTGGAATTGGAAGATGGTGGGGTGGCCAATTTAAAAGATATTCAGAAAATTCTTGAAGAAGCCAATAAAGCTGCTGGATTTAAAAAGGTAATATGCTCGATAAGCGGGCATCATCACACCGACTTTATGACACAGATCAATGGTATTTATTATGTGCAAATCAATAGTGCCTCGTATAGATGGGTTGGAGGTGATTACAAACACCTGCGTTATAGTAAAGAGGTTGATAAGGCATACGAGTGGATAAAGTACACCATTCCTTATAAAGAGTCATTGTTCACATTTATGACCATAGAAAAAAATCAAATCACAATTGAACCAAGAAAAACAGAATTTGTAGGACCAGGTCCAGAAATGCTGGGTATGCCAACGCAGCATCCCCATGATCCAATTGTACCGACAATTTCTGAGTTTAAAATGAAAATTTAA
- a CDS encoding ADP-ribosylglycohydrolase family protein encodes MIKQVDSTLTYTSYTENPYDRVVSRATYKNKLYGFWLGQCIANWTGLVTEMDKIGIPTKDGNGAGFYTRKDWGLPDQPNIWGSSDLSPTIDFLFAAQDSVWGADDDTDIEYIYQNLLYNNRTSMLTGEQIREGWLKHIKKEEENFLWVSNQTALNLMIDGIVPPMTSEPTMNPDFEMIDAQLTTEIFGFFAPTRPDVALKMAHLPIQTVARKNAEWISEFNVIMYSLAPLADENKSTKDNLLWMATEARKRLPNDSYSAKMYDFTLDKYQTGATWEEARDALHEKYQINQEDGYLWATKDKVCNGCFAAGINFGASIVSLLYGEGDIKETIKIGALAGWDSDNPTATWGGLLGFMLGKEGVEKAFDRKFANKFNIHRTRVSFPNNGIDTFENMAKMGVYVIDRVVQEQMNGGVNLEKDVWYIPDVGYDIVPGQ; translated from the coding sequence ATGATTAAACAGGTTGATTCAACACTTACATATACTTCGTACACGGAGAATCCCTATGATCGAGTTGTCTCTAGAGCAACTTATAAAAATAAATTATATGGCTTTTGGTTAGGACAATGTATTGCCAATTGGACAGGTTTGGTTACCGAGATGGATAAAATCGGAATCCCTACCAAAGATGGGAATGGAGCAGGATTTTACACACGCAAAGACTGGGGGCTGCCGGATCAACCCAATATATGGGGATCTAGTGATTTATCCCCAACGATAGATTTTTTATTTGCAGCTCAAGATAGTGTTTGGGGAGCCGATGATGATACTGATATTGAATACATCTATCAAAACCTATTATACAATAATAGAACCAGTATGCTGACAGGGGAACAAATTAGGGAAGGCTGGTTAAAACATATAAAAAAGGAGGAAGAGAATTTTCTTTGGGTTTCCAATCAAACCGCATTGAATCTTATGATTGATGGTATAGTACCACCGATGACTAGTGAACCTACAATGAATCCTGATTTTGAAATGATCGATGCGCAATTGACCACTGAAATTTTTGGTTTTTTTGCGCCTACTCGACCCGATGTGGCTTTGAAGATGGCACATTTGCCAATACAGACTGTTGCTAGGAAAAATGCAGAATGGATATCGGAATTCAATGTGATCATGTATTCCCTTGCGCCGTTGGCGGATGAGAATAAATCAACTAAGGATAATTTGTTGTGGATGGCTACTGAAGCACGTAAAAGACTTCCCAATGATTCGTATTCGGCAAAAATGTACGATTTTACCCTAGATAAATATCAGACAGGGGCAACTTGGGAAGAGGCTAGGGATGCACTCCATGAAAAATACCAAATCAATCAGGAAGATGGGTACCTGTGGGCCACCAAAGATAAAGTTTGTAACGGTTGCTTTGCAGCCGGCATCAATTTTGGGGCAAGTATCGTTAGTTTGTTATACGGTGAAGGCGATATTAAGGAAACAATTAAAATTGGAGCCTTGGCCGGTTGGGATTCTGATAATCCTACAGCAACATGGGGTGGACTTTTAGGCTTTATGCTTGGTAAAGAGGGTGTAGAAAAGGCTTTTGACAGGAAATTTGCAAATAAGTTCAACATTCATAGAACCCGTGTTAGTTTTCCTAATAATGGCATCGATACTTTCGAGAATATGGCAAAGATGGGTGTTTATGTGATTGACAGAGTGGTACAAGAACAAATGAACGGAGGGGTCAATCTTGAGAAAGATGTTTGGTATATACCCGATGTAGGTTATGATATAGTACCCGGCCAATAA
- a CDS encoding L-serine ammonia-lyase, iron-sulfur-dependent, subunit alpha: MNKKPDIFNDVIGPVMRGPSSSHTAASWRIANICLALLNEPLKKAIVDFDRNGAWAPNFREQGTCLGIEGGLLGLDMTDDRMKNTAQMLVDLGVSVNYEINSFKTDHVNTVRLKLEGIHGNSIRVLAVSLGGGSFEIRNIDGFDIRINGGYYELLLSIEDNSANLEKIKALFSENSLLFKSTQENRLLVNLKFSDEISADTLNKLRGLTGFEKQIIVKPVLPIIEGNDVEVPFSSIDSLLEYASNEDYDLGEIGLIYEKCLSGLPETDVIVKMKNIVGIIEKSIVKGLAGTEYEDRILPQQSHLVQKAQKKGKILPNSIINQIVANVSAIMESKSAMEVVVANPTAGSCGAVGGVLRAVADEIKASDGELVKAYFASGIIGAYFAMGPGFSAEEHGCQVECGASSGMAAAGIVQLFGGTAKQAIDAASMAIQNMIGLVCDPIADRVEAPCLGKNISAAVNALTSATMACSGFNALIPLNEVIETVSSVSSQMPSCVKCTGKGGLAITKTACDLKEKLKSKSAPATS; the protein is encoded by the coding sequence ATGAATAAAAAACCAGATATTTTTAATGATGTCATAGGGCCTGTAATGCGAGGTCCTTCCAGCTCACATACAGCTGCTTCCTGGCGCATTGCCAATATTTGTTTGGCGTTGCTGAACGAACCACTAAAAAAGGCAATTGTTGATTTTGATAGGAATGGTGCTTGGGCTCCCAACTTTAGAGAACAAGGTACATGCCTTGGTATAGAAGGAGGTTTGTTAGGCCTGGATATGACCGACGACCGTATGAAAAATACGGCACAGATGTTAGTGGACTTGGGTGTTTCAGTTAATTATGAAATTAATTCATTCAAAACTGACCATGTAAACACAGTGCGGTTGAAATTAGAAGGAATACATGGAAATTCGATACGGGTTTTGGCAGTTTCATTAGGAGGAGGGTCTTTCGAAATTCGTAATATCGATGGATTTGATATAAGAATAAATGGAGGTTATTATGAATTACTTCTTTCCATAGAAGACAATAGCGCAAATCTTGAAAAAATTAAAGCATTGTTTTCTGAAAATTCTTTATTGTTTAAATCTACTCAAGAAAATCGCTTGTTGGTTAATTTAAAATTTTCTGATGAAATATCAGCTGATACCTTGAATAAGTTAAGGGGGTTGACAGGGTTTGAAAAACAGATTATCGTCAAGCCTGTTTTGCCTATTATTGAAGGTAATGATGTTGAGGTTCCATTTTCTTCCATTGATTCTTTATTAGAGTATGCTTCTAACGAAGATTATGATTTAGGCGAAATAGGGCTAATTTATGAAAAGTGCCTAAGTGGTCTGCCAGAAACTGATGTAATCGTCAAGATGAAGAATATTGTTGGCATCATTGAGAAAAGTATAGTAAAAGGATTAGCAGGCACTGAATATGAGGATCGCATTTTGCCCCAACAATCACATTTGGTTCAAAAGGCACAGAAAAAAGGCAAGATACTTCCAAATTCCATTATAAATCAAATTGTTGCCAATGTATCAGCGATCATGGAGTCGAAAAGTGCGATGGAAGTTGTTGTCGCCAACCCTACAGCTGGATCATGTGGTGCTGTAGGAGGTGTTTTGAGGGCTGTTGCAGATGAGATTAAGGCTTCTGATGGTGAATTGGTCAAAGCGTATTTTGCCTCTGGAATAATAGGTGCGTATTTTGCTATGGGCCCAGGGTTTTCTGCTGAAGAACATGGTTGTCAAGTAGAATGTGGAGCATCATCTGGTATGGCTGCTGCTGGAATTGTTCAGTTGTTTGGAGGTACGGCAAAACAGGCCATTGATGCAGCGTCCATGGCAATCCAAAATATGATTGGTTTAGTATGCGACCCCATAGCGGATCGTGTTGAAGCACCTTGTTTGGGAAAAAACATTAGTGCAGCTGTCAATGCACTTACTTCGGCTACGATGGCCTGTTCTGGATTTAATGCATTGATTCCTTTAAATGAGGTTATAGAAACAGTTTCGTCTGTTAGTAGCCAGATGCCAAGTTGTGTAAAGTGCACCGGAAAAGGAGGTCTTGCCATTACAAAAACTGCTTGTGATTTAAAAGAAAAACTTAAGTCAAAAAGTGCACCGGCGACTTCCTAA
- a CDS encoding Gfo/Idh/MocA family protein, translated as MGTRRNFIEKLTVSAVGIPILYGPTSLFAACEESYVGPVLRVAIMGLGGYATRVAKAMIDCNRAKLVGVISGTPSKVVVWRKKYNIPQKNCYNYEDFDNIKNNSDIDAVYIITPNGLHCEQAVRIAKAGKHVICEKPMAINAEEGERMVNACKEANVKLFVGYRMHFEPKTVEVIKMRKEGKFGQPKFFQGQSGFVIGNPGQWRLNKELAGGGAMMDIGIYSINGARYILGEEPVWVTAQETKTDPVKFKEGVDETIQFQMGFPSGAVASCLSTYAMNHLDHFYMTGTEGWVEMQPSTGYGPIKGRTHKGELNQPHLTHQTLQMDGMAQLIFEGKEPIVPVDGKEGLKDLKIIDAIYLAVKTGEKVIL; from the coding sequence ATGGGCACACGAAGAAATTTTATTGAAAAACTTACGGTTTCAGCAGTTGGCATTCCAATATTATATGGTCCAACAAGTCTTTTTGCGGCTTGTGAAGAATCCTATGTAGGCCCAGTTTTAAGAGTGGCCATTATGGGGCTGGGCGGTTATGCCACTCGAGTGGCAAAAGCTATGATTGATTGTAATCGGGCCAAATTGGTAGGAGTAATCAGTGGAACCCCGTCAAAAGTGGTTGTTTGGCGTAAAAAGTATAATATTCCTCAAAAGAACTGTTACAATTATGAAGATTTCGATAATATAAAGAACAACTCCGATATAGATGCAGTTTATATAATTACACCAAATGGACTTCATTGCGAGCAAGCTGTGCGCATTGCCAAAGCTGGCAAACATGTAATTTGTGAAAAACCCATGGCCATCAATGCTGAGGAAGGCGAGCGCATGGTAAACGCCTGTAAAGAGGCCAATGTAAAGTTGTTTGTCGGTTACCGAATGCATTTTGAGCCAAAAACTGTTGAGGTTATCAAAATGCGGAAAGAAGGTAAATTTGGGCAACCCAAATTCTTTCAGGGGCAATCAGGTTTTGTAATTGGTAATCCTGGTCAATGGCGATTGAACAAAGAATTGGCAGGTGGTGGTGCTATGATGGATATTGGTATTTACTCCATCAATGGTGCACGTTATATACTTGGCGAAGAACCAGTTTGGGTCACTGCGCAGGAGACCAAAACTGATCCGGTCAAATTTAAAGAGGGCGTTGATGAGACCATACAGTTTCAAATGGGTTTTCCCAGTGGTGCAGTGGCATCTTGTTTGTCGACCTATGCGATGAACCATTTGGATCATTTTTATATGACGGGTACTGAAGGATGGGTAGAGATGCAACCATCAACTGGGTATGGGCCAATTAAAGGTCGAACCCATAAAGGGGAATTGAATCAACCTCATCTTACTCATCAGACATTACAAATGGATGGAATGGCTCAGCTCATTTTTGAGGGAAAAGAACCAATTGTTCCAGTGGATGGAAAAGAAGGCCTTAAAGACTTGAAAATAATCGATGCGATTTACTTGGCAGTAAAGACTGGTGAAAAAGTAATTTTATAA